The proteins below are encoded in one region of Acinetobacter piscicola:
- a CDS encoding OmpA family protein yields the protein MYKVLLLLVLICMGGTACVSNYRHPSELRFQEKNTKNNQIISLKRDGVLCAGDTEGNQNCPIEFYIDSIKAGNFYINNSAQYSLKPETYNFKVKNCTEASCQSCDIDLNVGQLASNELVLSVKADGKPFISNNGQPLSCEVKPQVVAQEHTIRVDLAADTLFKFDGSSLNDLLPKGRQEVLDVASQIRNNFVSVSQIKLVGHTDRLGSDSYNNQLGQNRADTVRNLLIQNGVVGNVISTASAGKRQPVTNSCFDEKQ from the coding sequence ATGTATAAGGTTTTATTGCTTTTAGTTTTAATATGTATGGGGGGAACTGCTTGTGTATCAAATTATAGGCATCCCTCGGAGTTACGTTTTCAAGAAAAAAATACAAAGAATAATCAAATAATAAGTTTAAAAAGAGATGGGGTCTTATGTGCTGGTGATACAGAAGGAAATCAAAATTGCCCAATTGAATTTTATATCGATAGTATTAAAGCTGGAAATTTTTATATAAATAACTCGGCTCAATATTCATTAAAACCTGAGACGTATAATTTCAAAGTAAAAAACTGCACTGAAGCATCATGCCAGAGTTGTGATATTGACTTGAACGTAGGGCAGTTAGCGAGCAATGAATTAGTCCTATCTGTCAAAGCTGATGGTAAGCCTTTTATTTCCAATAATGGCCAGCCATTAAGTTGCGAGGTAAAACCACAGGTTGTTGCACAGGAGCATACAATTCGAGTGGATCTAGCAGCAGATACTTTATTTAAATTTGATGGTTCTTCTTTGAATGATTTATTACCAAAAGGCCGTCAAGAAGTACTAGACGTTGCATCGCAAATTCGCAACAACTTTGTTTCAGTGAGTCAAATTAAGTTAGTTGGCCATACAGATCGTTTGGGAAGTGATAGTTATAACAATCAATTGGGCCAAAACCGTGCAGATACGGTGCGTAACCTATTGATTCAAAATGGTGTGGTAGGGAATGTGATTTCGACAGCAAGTGCAGGCAAGCGTCAACCAGTGACTAATAGTTGTTTTGATGAAAAACAGTAG